DNA sequence from the Verrucomicrobiota bacterium genome:
GCATCCTCGATATCGAGAATGCACTCGTCGTTGAGGTCGGTTAGCACGGTGGTGCCGGCGGAGTACCGGAGGGATACCGGCTTGTTGGAGGTGGGCGGCACGATGGAACGCAGCGCGCCGCGCGTGCACATGATGCAATCCGCGTATTCGATCAGCGGCGGCATGGAGAGATCCATGCGTTCCAGGCCGGAAGTCGGCCCCATGATGTAGCCGTGGTCAAACGCCAGCATGACGGTGTTGCCGGATTTGGGATTAAAGATCCGGGAAAGCCGGTCTTTCATGCCCCAATCCACGTGATCCAGCCCCTTCAGAAAGAAGCCATGTTTTTTTACGGGAATGCCGAAGCCGTAATCGGCGGCATCTTTGGTATCGTGTTCAGCCATATAATAATGGTTCCAATTCTAGTTCAATTATGGTGTGTAGTTTTTGACCTGCGTCAAAATTATAGTCCTTCGGCGAATCCCTTGAGGATTAGCGAAATGGAAGTTGCGCCCGGATCGGGATGCCCGATGACGCGATCGCCCAGATTGCGGGCGCGGCCAAACTTGGCGCGGTATTTCTTGGTTTCCTCGGCGCCCTGGGCGGCAGCTTCGGCGGCCTGCGTGAATGCGGCCTTGATTCCCTTGGCGGGATCGGCGGCCTTTAACGCATCGAGTGCCGGTAGAAAGGCATCCACCATGGTCTTGTCGCCCACTTTCGCGCGGCTTTGCTTCAGGAATTTCTGGACGCCGCCATCAAACATCGCCACGACCGCCGCGCCGTCCAATTCGTTTTTCCCGGCGACCGCGTCGCTCATGCCGGTGAAGAAAGAACCGAGCAGGGGACTGGTGGAACCGCCATCGCAGCTCATGACATCCCACGCGATTTTTGAAAAGAGTTCCTTGAGGTCGGTGCCGGTGTTCTCGGTGGTGGTTTTGGCGACCGCTTCCATGGTGCGCAGGATCGTGGTGCCGTGATCGCCATCACCAATCGCCGCATCGAGGCGCGACAACCGTTCGTGGTTGGCGCGGATTTGCTCCACGGCGGAGAGCAACATCTTGCAAATTTGAGCGTAACCAATGGTATTCGACATAAGCGTCAAGCAATACAAAACCGAAAATCGAAATCCGAATTCCGAAATTGAAACCACCGTCCAAGGCAGGCCTGCCAACCCTTTTTCCCTGGCAGGCCAACCATTGGGCCGATGCTTCGACTATTTCCTATTTCACAACCATCGCCGGAGCATTGCTCGGGGCGAGGTAATATTTCAACAGTTCGTCATCCATCTTGGCCGCGAACATCTGGAAACCGGCCATTTCCTGCACGGTGAGCAGTTCGCCCACCTGCGCGGCGGCGATGGTGATGCCTTTGGAATCCAGGTATTTCTTGCAACCGCGCAACACAATGTACATTTCCATGAGCGTGGTGGCGCCACTGCCATTAATGATGAGCAGTATTTTGTCGCCCGACTTGGCTTTCACCGCTTCCACCAGGCGGGAGACCATGAGTTCGGCGGTTTGATCCGCCGTGAGGATTTTGCTGGGGCCGGTGCCGGCTTCGCCGTGCTGGCCCATGCCGACTTCCATCTCATCCTCCGCGAGATCGAAGATGGCCTGGCCGCTGGCGGGATGGGTGGCGGTCTTCATGGCCACCGCCAGGGTCGCCATGTTGTTGTTGAACCGCTCGGCAATCGCGTACACTTCTTCGAGGCTCTTGCCGGCCTCAGCGGCGGCACCCGCGATCTTATAGAGGGGAATGCAGCCCACCAAGCCACGACGATCTTCCGCCGGAGTGTTGGCGCCGGGAGCAATGTCTTCATGCGTCAGGAGCATCTTGTATTTGATGCCTTCCTTGTCCGCCATTTCCGCAGCCATGTTCGCGCTCATGACATCCCCGGCATGATTCAAAACCACGAACAGGATGCCAGCGTCGCGTTTGGCCAGGCGCAGTGCCTCAAGGACCTTGGGCATTCCCGGTGCGGCGAAAATGTCACCCACCACGCTGAAATCAAGCAGGCCCTCGCCCACGAAACCGCTCAGGGCAGGCTCATGACCCGCGCCGCCGAGGGTGACAATCGCCACTTTGTTGCTGGCCTTGGGGGTGGCGCGGCAAACGATCTTATCCGAGACTACCTTGACCTGATGGCTGTGCGCGATCGCGAAACCATCCAGCAGTTCACGGGTCAGGTTCTTGGAATCGTTGATGAATTTTTTCATGGGCATAATGGTGTCTCCGTTAATTGTACCCGATCAACTGAATTGCAGAAACTCCACCGGCGCGCCATCGGATTCGATGAACGCGACGCGGATGCCGGGCAGCGGCTCGAACGCGGGCCAGATGACCTTCTGACCTTTCAACGCCTCTTCGAGGTTGTCCACCGAGTAAGCGACATGGGCGGTGGTCTTCATCAGCGCCGGGAACGGGCAATCCGATTCGGCGCGAATCCATTCGATGCGGTTTGGACTCTGGGAGGCGTCTGTGATGTAGAGTTTGACGCTGGGGAGGTAAATCTCATTCGCGCTCGGTTTCGAGGTGGGGATGCCGATATGATGGAATTCTTTTTTCATGGTATTAATCCTTATTGCCGGGCAGGGGTTAAAACTTGACGCCCGGGTTGGTGAACCGCAGGCCATCGTTGTCATGGAAGGAAGCATATTCGCTGACGACCGCGCCGGAGGGGCCTCCGATCATGAAATGTTTGGCGGTGAGCCGGTTGAGGGACCGCATCTGGCCGGGCAGGATTTCATAGCACTTCTTGACGGTCATGAACTTTTCCTGGCTGGCAGGCAGAATTAAGTCGGCGGGCTTTTCTTCGCCTTCTTCGCCGAAGGCATGTACGCTGCCATGGCGGACTTGCCAGCTTTCCATCTTGGCTTTGCCCTTGGCCGTGGCTTCATGGGCGTGCTCAACAATCATCTGGCCGGGGAACAGGAAGATTTCGTGCGCGAAATAATTATACTCCTGGGAATTGAACCAGAAGATGCCGCCCATGCCCACGTTGACGAAGTCGCCCAGGCCGAAATCGGTCACCCAGAATGGCGTGGCCCACATCTTTTCCTGTTCGAGCGGCAGGTAATACCCGTGACGTTCCATCATGTCGAGGTATGCCTTTTTAGCGGCTTCAGCCTGGAACTTCCCGTCCACGTAGAAGTCCGCATTTTTGTATTTGGGTAGTTTGACTTTTTTCATAGAGGTTTCCTTTGCCATGGCCAGGTTTCCGCCCAGGGCGGCCGCACCAGCAGCCGTAGCCAATAATTTGAGGTGGTTGCGCCGTGTCATGCTCATAGTCGTTTTGGTTTTGTTTTTAGTTTTGAGTTGAACGTACAAATATAAATCGAGGTCACCGCAGGATGGCTCCGGGCAACGCCTTGCCATCCGGGGTCAGCAGTTCCACGGCCATCATCGTGCCGTCGCCTTTGGGATTGGTGTAGCGCCAGATGATTTTTTTCTCTCGGGATAGCTCAAGTAATCCGCAGCCTTCGCCGCTTTTGTTGTACGCCTGATAGCAGCCGGTCACGATATTGCCGTTGGGCAGGAGGTGCATGCCGGTCATGTTGCTAACCAACGCACCTTCCAATTCCTTGTTGGTGCATTCCCAGACCTTGTTGCCTTTGGCGTCCCACTCGATGATCTGTTCGAGGCTGGCGACCAGCGTAGTGCCCTTGGGCGTGCGAATGGCGGAGAAGGCCAGTTTTCCGGGGGCCTTGATTTCCTGCACCACATCGCCTTTTGGGGTGTATTCCTTGACGATCCTGGCGCCGGAGTGGCACACGAGGTAATTGCCGTTATCCAGTTTCCGAACCATCCGCAGGTTGTGATGATTACCGATTTGAGTTGGCGAAGTCTGCAAGGTGAACACCGCTTTGCCGGAAGGATCCACTTCCAGCACGCGACCGGTGGAATTTTCGCCAATCAGGGTGTTGCCGTTAGCCAGGCGCTGGCAGGCAAAGGTGCCGCCGCCTTTTTGTTCCGCCGCCTTGTATTCAAACACCACTTTCTTTGCCAAGGTGACTTCAGTGACCGAAGCGCCATCGGCAAACAGGATGTTGCCGTTGGCGAGCATCCAAACGTCATGAGTCAGTTTGGTGGGGTATTGCCATTCCATTTCGCCCGAGGGCGAGAGGATCATGATTTTATTGCTACCGGCGGCCAGGATTTTACCCGCCGGTGTACCGGTAATGAGCGCAGCAGAACCGGGCAGGCAAGTGAATGCCACGAGACCTGTCAAGAAGCTGCGAGCCGTCCATCGCATGAGGTTGTCAGTCTTCAATTTGGTGTTGCCAATCAGAGTTTTAGTCTTCAACGGCGACGCGGAACCCGACATCATAGACGCGCTGCCACGCCGGATAATCCTGCCGCCAACTGGCGCGGGCTTCCTTCGGACGGGAGGCCCAGGAGCCGCCGCGTACCACTTTGCGTCCAGTGGAAGTGGCGTCGTTGCTGGCCAACTCCGGCGAGTAGGGGTAGGGGCGGTAATTGTCCAAGGTCCATTCGGCAACATTACCGATCATGTCATTTAGTCCCCAGACATTGGCTTTGTAGCGGCCCACTTCAGCCAAGTGCAACACCCCGTCGTTGAAGCGCGCGTCCTTGGGAACGAAATCCCAGAACTTATCGGGGTTTTTGATCGGTTGCGGATTCACGCCGGTGACAGCCAGTTGACTGATGCTGGCATCGGCCAGATTGGCAAACGAACTGAAGTCCGTGTCGGTGGTGCCATAGAAGAATTGGGAATCCGTGCCACCCCGGCAAGCCCATTCCCATTGTGCTTCGGTGGGCAGGGTGACTTTGCGACCGGTTTTTGCGGAGAGCCATTTGCAGAAGGCCATGGCCTGCTGCCAGGAAACACGGATGACCGGCAATTGCGGAGAATCCATCAGGTAGCCCGGTTTGACCTGGTCTTTGTAATGCATGTCGTAATACCCGTTGTGATGCGCCGGATCGAACATCATGTATTGTTGCAGAGTGATTTCGGTGGTGCCCAAGTAGTATGGTTTGGCGATCTTCACCTTGGCCATTGGATATTCGTTGACATCGCCGTTCACATCTCCCATGCCGAACTCACCCGACGGGATCTTTTTCAGCGTGATTTTTACTCCGCCACCCAGGTCCAGTTGACTATCCACCGCGCTCAGCGTGGATTGCATTTGCTGCGCTTTGCCGGGCGGCAGCGGCCAGTTCGCCACGGTGACTTTGGCGGGCTTGGGCGGCATGGGTGCGGGCTTTACAAACGCCGGACGCGGCTTGAATGGCGGCAGGGTTTCAATGTCCTCTTCCACGCCGGCATACTGTTTTTTGCAATCGAAACGGCGTTTTTCGAAGTCCTTCGGAATAGATCGGTTTTCACTAAAGGCGCCGAAAGCAGGAACATTCAAGTCAATCCAAGTGATCAACCGATCCCACCCATCGTCGTCCATTTTTACATTATGGTGCCCCTTGCGCAGCATTTGCACCAGGATGCTGGTGTCAGCGTGAAATTCAAGCGGGGTCAAGACGTGATAGTCACCCTCGGGACCGTTACGCCGCACGAATGGATGCAATTCGACATAGGACTTGGGCAGACTGGTGATGCCATGGCTCGTCTGGACGACATTGGTCTCAGAAAAATTAGGCAGACTGGCGAACTGGCCTTTGCCGTCATGGCAGCCTACGCAATATTTATCCAGCACGGGTTGCACTTCGCGCAGGTAGCTAAAGCCGCGTTTGGGACCACGCCACGGGGTGGGATGCACCGGATCGCGCGTGGATGCCCGGGCATTGCCCAGCATGGAGGATTGATTTTGCTTTTCGTGACAACCCACACAGGACACCTTTTCTCCCGGCATCCCGACCAACCAACTGCGTTGCTGCTGCATCGCCTTGCCTTCCGCGTCCAACGGTTGAAGTGCCACGGGAGTGTTGGCCGGGATGTAGAAATTGGCTGAACCATCGGGGTTTACCGGCACCGTGCCAATGATGCGGCGGGCATCCCATGGGCCTTCCATGCCCATGACGTAGTGGCCGCCCATGTTGCGATAGGAATATTCATATTGGAATACCCGCAAGCTCTTGACGGTGCCGGGCGGTACGCCGCGCAAGCCTTCGCCGGCATAGATATCCTGCAGAAAAACCGAGGCGAACTTGTCATTCAGGTTGACCCGGTCGGGGATGGTGGGCGGGCGCGAACTTTGGCGCAGCGGGGTGGGTTCAAGCAACGCATATCCCGCCTCTTCCTTGATCAGCGTCATGTTGTCATAGATGTCCACCAGGTAGATACCCCAATTCGCGTTTTGGGAGGGCTTGCAGGAGACGATGAAATGCTTGTCGCTGATCGGGAAAGGATGCAGGAACTTTGGCCAGGAGGCATCCACCAGCGTATCCTTGATGATGCTCTTAAACGGCTGGTTGTAACCCGGTATTTTTTGAACCACGCCGCTGTCTTCCTGCCGGCCTTTGTTCGCATCGAATATGAACAGCTCTCCAGCACGCGCGGTGCCGTGATGGCCGGTTACAATCCCAACAAATTTGCTAGAACTGCCCGGTAGCGGACGCGCATAAAAACAGGAGTTCGGCCAATACGAATTGCTGCCGTAAAGTTCCACCTGGCCGGTGCCATCCGGGTTCATGGTCATCAGCACCCGACTGAAATAGTGAGCGGAATCCGTGTATTCCCAGCGCAGGTACATGACCCGGCCATTGGGCAGCATGACCGGGTACCAGTCATTATCCTGATCAAAACAGAGGCGCCGCACACCCGTGCCGTCCGGCTTCATGATGAACAAATTGCCGACGTGATCTGCGCCGCCGACGCAAGGCACGCCTTGGAACGTGGCGGAAGAATCATAGATGATACGCCCGTCCGGCAGGTACATGGCATCGTAGTTATCCACGTCTTCTTCCTCGCCTTTGGAAACCTGGCGCAGCCCGGTGCCGTCCACCTTCATTTCAAAAACCTGCCAGCGATTCTTGGTGCCGATGGATGAGAATAACAGTTTATCAGCGTCGAAATTCAGATCCACGTCACCCACAAAGTAATTTTCCTTGGGCTTATAGACCGTCTGTAATTTGGCCTTGGCATCCTTGAAGGCCAGGGTGGTCAATTCGTTTTCGATTCGCGGATTCATGCTCGAATTGCCCTGCCAGTTTTGTGGCAGACCCAGGTTGCCTTGCTTGCGTTTGATGACCAGTAATTTATCGAAATCCAACAGTGGGTTTTCCAAAAGCGCGGTACGGGACAAGGCCACGAATTCCTGGCAACGTTTGACGGCCTGGCGTTCTCCCGCCTGCAACGCGGTCTTGATGGCGGGCAGATCCTTCTCGAGTGCCTGAATGGTGGCGAGGTATTTGGCACCGTTTTTATATTTATCTGCGTAGGTTTTCGTCAGGTCTTCCACCGACAGCCGGAGGGCGGGGAGGTTGATCTCATTGACCTGGGTGAGCGCATGATCAAAACCATCGGCTTCGCGCGCCACTTCGAGGAACAAATTCAGCCAGGCCGGGTTTTCAGCCGGGGTTTTGGCAGCCGCGAGGGCAGTGAGTTTGGTTTGCAGAGCTGTGGATTCCTTCAGGCGTTTCAAGAGACCACCGATAGTGCTTTGTTCAAGGCTGGCATTGCGTTCGGCGCGGAACCATTTGTCGCCCATGTAGTTTTTGAATAAATCCATCTCGTCCGGAAACTGGCTGGTCAGCGGATCAATGATGGCGCTAATCTGGCTGCCGGGAGAGTAAAAGAGGGCGGCATCCCCGGATTGGGCGAATAACTTGATGAGCAGGGCGTTATTTCCGGCATTCAAGTCCACCGTTATCACATCCTGATTGGCATCCGCATTGCGCATGTTGTTCTTGGAAAATACGCTGCGCCCATTTACCCACACCATGAGCCCGTTACGGCTGCCCAAGGTGATTTTGGTTTTGCCAGCTTTTTTGGTGGCCAGTGTCCGGTAAAAATAGCTACTGGTATTGGGGCCGACATTGAGAGTGTTTGCCACCGCATTTTGCATCTGCTTTCGTTCCTCTACCCAGAGTGGCGCGCCTTTGGCGGTCTTGGCATTGAGGTCCACCCCTTTTTCCGGGAACAAGGCATCTTCGAAGCCCTTGGCTTTCATGGCCCCGGTGGTAAACCATTTGGATTCCGAGACGGAGACGCTTTCCTGATAGACTGCACGTTTGGCGATCATGACCGACGCCCAGTTATCGCCGGGGGCGGCGGCGCTCCAAGCGGCGGCGGTCGCAATCACCGATACGATGGTTAGTGCCAAAGTTTTCATATTGTTCGTGTTCATAGTTATCTGTCCTGACATATATTATTCACGCGGGCTTATGCTCGTTGCCATTTCCATTATTGGGGAGCAGGCCGAATCCCAGCCGCTCCGATATCATTGCCGTATGCGCCTTGATCAGCGCGCCCACGCGTGGGAAATCTTCCGCCCGGATACGATCCGTCGGCCCGGTCGTCCATACGGCGGCAATCGGATACCCGTGCCGGTTAAAAATCGGCGCCGCTACGCAATGAATGCCCGTCAACTGTTCCTGCTGATCCAACGCAAAACCCGTTTTAAGCACGGATTCCAATTCACGTTCAAATACTTCGACGCTCGCCAGCGTCCTTTCATTGAAACGAATAAAGGACATTTTTCCGAGGATCGCGCGGCGTTCAGGCTCCGGCAGGTAGGCCAGGATTGCTTTGCCCGGCGCGGCGGTATGGATGGGCAACCGGCAGCCCAGGTCCACGGAAAATTTAAACGGATGGGTTCCCAATAACTGGCTTAGCACCACCAGTTCGTGGTCCACGATGATGCCCAGCAACACCGTTTCCTTCACCTGATCGCGCAGCTGCTTGAGAATATCCAGGGAAGTGACCACCAAATCATCATCGCCCAGCGCGCGGTTGCCCATGGCGATTAACTTGCGGCTGAGCCGGAGCGCCTTGGTTTCCTCGTCCCGCACTAGATACCCGTATTCCAACAACGTCATGGTTACCCGATAGACGCTGGTTTTGGAGTAACGGAGTTGGGCGGCGATTTCGCTCTGCTGTAATCCCTGGGGAAAATCCATCAGGTATTCCATGATCATCAGTCCGCGTTCCAGGTTGGGCACCTTGTAACGCGAGGCGGCGCTGGCTTTTTTCGGCCCGGCGGCGACAACGACTTTGAGCACAGGTTTCACAGGTAAATCAGTGATTCGCCAGTAAAATTCACCAAATTCAGGCTAACCGTCAAGCAGGAAAATGAATTAATTTCAGATTTCAAATCCCGCCGGGGTTTGCAAAGCTCAGGGCATGTCGCGGGACGATTTATTCAAAACCCAAACACCATTGGAACCGGGCATCATCACATGAGTTTGAGTTCTTTTTCGATGTAGGCGAGGGTTTCAGGGCGGATATTCCTCCAGGCCGAGGACCCCGAATCGGGCCTTACCCTCGACCCGCCCAGCACGGCTCCCAGTCCGGATTTGTTGCTGGCTGCCCGGAAATATTTGGCGGTGGTGACTCGCGCCCTGGAGCAACTGGGGGAACCTTGCCGTGAGATCGTTGAATTGCGGTATTTCGGCGATTTGAGCTATGACGAAATCGGCGAATGCTTGCAGTTGAACCTGAAAACCGTAAGTTGTTACCGGTTGAGCAAATGC
Encoded proteins:
- the dhaL gene encoding dihydroxyacetone kinase subunit DhaL, whose amino-acid sequence is MSNTIGYAQICKMLLSAVEQIRANHERLSRLDAAIGDGDHGTTILRTMEAVAKTTTENTGTDLKELFSKIAWDVMSCDGGSTSPLLGSFFTGMSDAVAGKNELDGAAVVAMFDGGVQKFLKQSRAKVGDKTMVDAFLPALDALKAADPAKGIKAAFTQAAEAAAQGAEETKKYRAKFGRARNLGDRVIGHPDPGATSISLILKGFAEGL
- a CDS encoding dihydroxyacetone kinase subunit DhaK yields the protein MPMKKFINDSKNLTRELLDGFAIAHSHQVKVVSDKIVCRATPKASNKVAIVTLGGAGHEPALSGFVGEGLLDFSVVGDIFAAPGMPKVLEALRLAKRDAGILFVVLNHAGDVMSANMAAEMADKEGIKYKMLLTHEDIAPGANTPAEDRRGLVGCIPLYKIAGAAAEAGKSLEEVYAIAERFNNNMATLAVAMKTATHPASGQAIFDLAEDEMEVGMGQHGEAGTGPSKILTADQTAELMVSRLVEAVKAKSGDKILLIINGSGATTLMEMYIVLRGCKKYLDSKGITIAAAQVGELLTVQEMAGFQMFAAKMDDELLKYYLAPSNAPAMVVK
- a CDS encoding SUMF1/EgtB/PvdO family nonheme iron enzyme, with translation MKTLALTIVSVIATAAAWSAAAPGDNWASVMIAKRAVYQESVSVSESKWFTTGAMKAKGFEDALFPEKGVDLNAKTAKGAPLWVEERKQMQNAVANTLNVGPNTSSYFYRTLATKKAGKTKITLGSRNGLMVWVNGRSVFSKNNMRNADANQDVITVDLNAGNNALLIKLFAQSGDAALFYSPGSQISAIIDPLTSQFPDEMDLFKNYMGDKWFRAERNASLEQSTIGGLLKRLKESTALQTKLTALAAAKTPAENPAWLNLFLEVAREADGFDHALTQVNEINLPALRLSVEDLTKTYADKYKNGAKYLATIQALEKDLPAIKTALQAGERQAVKRCQEFVALSRTALLENPLLDFDKLLVIKRKQGNLGLPQNWQGNSSMNPRIENELTTLAFKDAKAKLQTVYKPKENYFVGDVDLNFDADKLLFSSIGTKNRWQVFEMKVDGTGLRQVSKGEEEDVDNYDAMYLPDGRIIYDSSATFQGVPCVGGADHVGNLFIMKPDGTGVRRLCFDQDNDWYPVMLPNGRVMYLRWEYTDSAHYFSRVLMTMNPDGTGQVELYGSNSYWPNSCFYARPLPGSSSKFVGIVTGHHGTARAGELFIFDANKGRQEDSGVVQKIPGYNQPFKSIIKDTLVDASWPKFLHPFPISDKHFIVSCKPSQNANWGIYLVDIYDNMTLIKEEAGYALLEPTPLRQSSRPPTIPDRVNLNDKFASVFLQDIYAGEGLRGVPPGTVKSLRVFQYEYSYRNMGGHYVMGMEGPWDARRIIGTVPVNPDGSANFYIPANTPVALQPLDAEGKAMQQQRSWLVGMPGEKVSCVGCHEKQNQSSMLGNARASTRDPVHPTPWRGPKRGFSYLREVQPVLDKYCVGCHDGKGQFASLPNFSETNVVQTSHGITSLPKSYVELHPFVRRNGPEGDYHVLTPLEFHADTSILVQMLRKGHHNVKMDDDGWDRLITWIDLNVPAFGAFSENRSIPKDFEKRRFDCKKQYAGVEEDIETLPPFKPRPAFVKPAPMPPKPAKVTVANWPLPPGKAQQMQSTLSAVDSQLDLGGGVKITLKKIPSGEFGMGDVNGDVNEYPMAKVKIAKPYYLGTTEITLQQYMMFDPAHHNGYYDMHYKDQVKPGYLMDSPQLPVIRVSWQQAMAFCKWLSAKTGRKVTLPTEAQWEWACRGGTDSQFFYGTTDTDFSSFANLADASISQLAVTGVNPQPIKNPDKFWDFVPKDARFNDGVLHLAEVGRYKANVWGLNDMIGNVAEWTLDNYRPYPYSPELASNDATSTGRKVVRGGSWASRPKEARASWRQDYPAWQRVYDVGFRVAVED
- a CDS encoding IclR family transcriptional regulator; translation: MKPVLKVVVAAGPKKASAASRYKVPNLERGLMIMEYLMDFPQGLQQSEIAAQLRYSKTSVYRVTMTLLEYGYLVRDEETKALRLSRKLIAMGNRALGDDDLVVTSLDILKQLRDQVKETVLLGIIVDHELVVLSQLLGTHPFKFSVDLGCRLPIHTAAPGKAILAYLPEPERRAILGKMSFIRFNERTLASVEVFERELESVLKTGFALDQQEQLTGIHCVAAPIFNRHGYPIAAVWTTGPTDRIRAEDFPRVGALIKAHTAMISERLGFGLLPNNGNGNEHKPA
- a CDS encoding sigma factor-like helix-turn-helix DNA-binding protein, coding for MVTRALEQLGEPCREIVELRYFGDLSYDEIGECLQLNLKTVSCYRLSKCRDKLETLTRAIILRENSSRTSV